From a single Anaerolineales bacterium genomic region:
- a CDS encoding FHA domain-containing protein: MSGSIVLALRLVTTLALFAFLAWALIYLYREVQRQSSTLASRRVPRISITVRHGGGTSSVKQFSQPEITLGRDPGSDIPLPDDTVSTRHAQLTYHHGQWWLEDLASTNGTMLNDTPITMPTVITSGDEIRCGEAQLLVGLSENIIIEPTLRIGKKENG; encoded by the coding sequence ATGAGCGGTTCCATCGTTCTGGCATTGCGGCTGGTCACCACGCTGGCTCTTTTTGCATTTCTCGCCTGGGCGTTGATCTACCTCTACCGCGAGGTCCAGCGGCAAAGCAGCACATTGGCAAGCCGCCGGGTTCCGCGGATCAGCATCACGGTCCGGCACGGAGGCGGCACTTCCTCCGTGAAACAATTTTCCCAGCCGGAGATCACTCTCGGGCGCGACCCCGGCAGCGACATCCCGCTGCCCGACGACACTGTCTCCACCCGCCACGCCCAGTTGACCTATCACCACGGACAATGGTGGCTGGAGGACCTGGCATCCACCAATGGGACCATGTTGAACGACACGCCCATCACCATGCCGACGGTGATCACCTCCGGCGATGAGATCCGCTGCGGGGAGGCGCAACTGCTTGTCGGTCTTTCTGAAAATATCATCATCGAGCCAACCCTGAGAATAGGAAAAAAAGAAAATGGATAA
- the mtnP gene encoding S-methyl-5'-thioadenosine phosphorylase: MDNATIGIIGGSGLYHMKGLEGVEEITPHTPFGEPSAPITIGMLEGKRVAFLARHGIGHHITPTEVPYRANIYALKSLGVERIISISACGSLREEYAPGHIVIPDNIFDHTKERARSFFGDGLVAHVSVADPFCGDLSAQLESAVRETGAATHRGGNFITIEGPRFSTKAESHTYRSWGMSIIGMTASPEAFLAREAEMCYAVMAHVTDYDVWHESESPVTVEMVIQTLNKNTEVAQDAIRNLVRGLKSGRDCHCGSALATALITDPKVIPAETRKKLDLLVNKYYK, encoded by the coding sequence ATGGATAATGCGACCATCGGCATCATTGGAGGTTCGGGGCTGTACCATATGAAGGGACTGGAAGGGGTCGAAGAGATCACGCCGCATACTCCGTTCGGGGAGCCCAGCGCGCCCATCACGATCGGCATGCTGGAAGGGAAGCGTGTGGCGTTCCTCGCCAGGCACGGCATCGGACATCACATCACCCCCACCGAAGTCCCTTATCGCGCCAATATCTATGCCTTGAAATCGCTCGGCGTGGAACGCATCATCAGCATCAGCGCCTGCGGTTCATTGCGCGAGGAGTACGCGCCCGGTCATATCGTCATCCCCGATAATATTTTCGATCACACAAAGGAACGCGCGCGCTCCTTCTTCGGGGATGGATTGGTTGCCCACGTCAGCGTGGCGGATCCGTTTTGCGGCGACCTGTCGGCGCAGCTTGAATCAGCCGTCCGTGAGACAGGCGCGGCGACGCACCGCGGCGGGAACTTCATCACCATCGAAGGTCCGCGCTTTTCCACCAAAGCCGAATCGCACACCTATCGCAGTTGGGGCATGTCCATCATCGGCATGACCGCCTCGCCGGAGGCGTTCCTCGCGCGCGAAGCCGAGATGTGCTATGCGGTCATGGCGCACGTCACAGACTATGACGTCTGGCATGAAAGCGAATCGCCGGTGACCGTGGAGATGGTCATTCAAACCCTGAACAAGAACACCGAGGTCGCGCAGGATGCCATCCGCAACCTGGTGCGCGGACTGAAATCCGGGCGCGACTGCCATTGCGGAAGCGCGCTCGCCACGGCGTTGATCACCGATCCCAAGGTCATCCCTGCCGAAACCCGCA